A section of the Serratia liquefaciens ATCC 27592 genome encodes:
- a CDS encoding 5-carboxymethyl-2-hydroxymuconate Delta-isomerase → MPHFYAECTNNIREEAELPALFAKVNQALADTGIFPLAGVRSRAIWLDTWQMADGKHDYAFVHMTLKIGHGRSLESREQVGEMLFALIKEHFAALMARRYLALSFTMEELDPVLNYKQNNVHALFRQG, encoded by the coding sequence ATGCCGCATTTTTATGCTGAATGCACCAATAACATCCGCGAAGAAGCCGAGCTCCCCGCGTTGTTCGCCAAGGTCAATCAGGCACTGGCGGACACCGGTATTTTTCCTCTGGCCGGAGTGCGCAGCCGCGCTATCTGGCTGGATACCTGGCAGATGGCCGACGGTAAGCACGATTACGCCTTCGTGCATATGACATTGAAGATTGGTCACGGCCGCAGCCTGGAAAGTCGTGAACAGGTGGGCGAGATGCTGTTTGCGCTGATCAAAGAACATTTTGCCGCGCTGATGGCCAGGCGCTATCTGGCGCTGTCCTTCACGATGGAAGAGCTGGATCCGGTGCTGAACTACAAGCAAAACAATGTCCACGCGCTATTTCGCCAAGGCTAA
- the hpaH gene encoding 2-oxo-hept-4-ene-1,7-dioate hydratase: MLNKELVSRAVQRLHQAEQNREQIRALSLDHPEITIEDAYAIQRQWVELKIAEGRKLKGHKIGLTSRAMQVSSQISEPDYGALLDDMFFNDGSDIPIDRFIVPRVEVELAFVLAKPLRGPNCTLFDVYNATDYIIPALEIIDARSHNVDPETQRPRKVFDTISDNAANAGVVMGGRPIKPDALDLRWISALLYRNGVIEESGVAAAVLNHPANGVAWLANKLFPYDVELEAGQVILGGSFTRPVAARRGDTFHADYGPMGCISCRFV; this comes from the coding sequence ATGTTGAATAAAGAGCTGGTTAGTCGTGCCGTGCAGCGCTTGCATCAGGCGGAGCAAAACCGCGAGCAGATCCGCGCGCTGTCGCTGGATCATCCCGAGATCACCATTGAAGACGCTTACGCCATTCAGCGCCAGTGGGTAGAGCTGAAGATCGCCGAAGGGCGCAAACTCAAGGGCCATAAAATCGGCTTGACGTCGCGCGCCATGCAGGTCAGCTCCCAGATCTCCGAGCCGGATTACGGCGCGCTGCTGGACGACATGTTTTTCAACGATGGCAGCGATATTCCCATCGACCGTTTTATCGTGCCGCGCGTCGAGGTGGAGCTGGCCTTCGTGCTCGCCAAGCCGCTGCGCGGGCCAAACTGCACGCTGTTCGACGTTTATAACGCCACCGATTACATCATTCCGGCCCTGGAGATCATCGATGCGCGCAGCCATAACGTGGATCCCGAAACTCAGCGCCCGCGCAAGGTGTTCGACACCATTTCCGACAATGCCGCCAACGCCGGGGTGGTGATGGGAGGGCGGCCGATCAAACCGGACGCGTTGGATCTGCGTTGGATCAGCGCGTTGCTGTACCGCAACGGCGTGATTGAAGAGTCTGGCGTGGCGGCAGCGGTGCTGAACCATCCGGCCAACGGCGTGGCCTGGCTGGCCAACAAACTTTTCCCGTACGACGTAGAGCTGGAAGCCGGGCAGGTGATCCTCGGCGGTTCCTTCACCCGACCGGTTGCCGCCCGACGTGGCGACACCTTCCATGCGGATTATGGCCCGATGGGCTGCATCAGCTGTCGCTTTGTCTGA
- the hpaI gene encoding 4-hydroxy-2-oxoheptanedioate aldolase, whose translation MLTNPFKQALQEKRPQIGLWLGLCSSYSAEMLAGAGFDWLLIDGEHAPNNVQTVLGQLQAIAPYPSHPVVRPAWNDPVMIKQLLDVGAQTLLIPMIQNAEQACDAVRATRYPPHGIRGVGSALARASRWNRVPNYLQQADAQMCVLVQIETREAVKNLDAILQVEGVDGVFIGPADLSADMGFSGNPQQPEVQRTIDDAIARISAAGKAAGILTANPELAQHYLASGALFVAVGVDTTLLSRAAESLASRFKQERPPVQSPSVY comes from the coding sequence ATGTTAACCAACCCTTTCAAACAGGCGTTGCAGGAAAAACGCCCGCAGATTGGCCTGTGGCTGGGGCTGTGCAGCAGCTACAGCGCAGAAATGCTGGCCGGGGCCGGTTTCGACTGGCTGCTGATCGACGGCGAACACGCGCCCAACAACGTACAAACGGTATTGGGCCAGCTGCAGGCCATCGCGCCTTATCCGAGTCATCCGGTGGTGCGTCCGGCATGGAATGATCCGGTGATGATCAAGCAACTGTTGGACGTCGGTGCGCAGACGCTGCTGATCCCGATGATCCAGAACGCAGAACAGGCGTGTGACGCGGTGCGAGCCACCCGTTATCCGCCGCATGGCATACGCGGCGTTGGCAGTGCGCTGGCTCGTGCTTCCCGCTGGAACAGGGTGCCGAATTACCTGCAACAGGCCGACGCGCAGATGTGCGTACTGGTGCAAATAGAAACCCGTGAGGCGGTGAAAAACCTGGATGCCATCCTGCAGGTGGAGGGGGTCGACGGGGTATTTATCGGCCCGGCGGATCTCAGTGCCGACATGGGTTTTTCCGGCAATCCACAGCAGCCGGAAGTGCAGCGCACCATCGACGACGCTATAGCGCGCATCAGCGCCGCCGGTAAGGCAGCAGGCATTCTGACGGCCAACCCGGAACTGGCGCAGCACTATCTGGCGTCCGGCGCGCTGTTTGTCGCAGTAGGGGTGGATACCACCCTGCTGTCGCGAGCGGCGGAATCTTTGGCCAGCCGCTTTAAACAAGAGCGGCCGCCCGTACAGTCCCCGAGCGTTTATTAG
- the hpaX gene encoding 4-hydroxyphenylacetate permease: protein MSNVDSLPPVNPAQQHKALTAAEQSVIKKLFRRLIIFLFVLFVFSFLDRINIGFAGLTMGKDLGLSSTMFGLAATLFYVTYVIFGIPSNIMLGIVGARRWIATIMVLWGIASTCTLFATGPTSLYLLRMIVGITEAGFLPGILVYLTYWFPAFYRARANALFMIAMPVTMAIGSLVSGYILALDGLMNLKGWQWLFLLEGIPSVLLGVVVWFYLDDTPAKAKWLTDEEKASLKAMMEADKLQLVQPNGPGSHRALQQRSLWREIFTPIVLMYTLAYFCLTNTLSAINIWTPQILQSFNQSSSNIVIGILAAIPQVCTIAGMVWWSKRSDRLQERKHHTALPYLFAAAGWLLASATDHSMIQLLGIVMASVGSFTAMAIFWTTPDQSISLEARAIGIAVINATGNIGSAVSPVLIGWFKDLTGSFNSGLYFVSALLIIGAVIVWRIPMQGSRPRATP, encoded by the coding sequence ATGAGCAACGTCGATTCGCTGCCGCCGGTCAACCCGGCGCAGCAACATAAAGCGTTAACCGCCGCCGAGCAATCGGTGATTAAAAAGTTATTTCGGCGACTGATTATTTTCCTGTTTGTGCTGTTTGTTTTCTCTTTCCTCGACCGCATCAACATCGGTTTCGCCGGGCTGACGATGGGCAAGGATCTCGGCCTGAGCTCGACCATGTTCGGCCTGGCGGCAACCTTGTTCTACGTCACCTATGTGATCTTCGGCATTCCGAGCAATATCATGCTGGGGATCGTCGGCGCGCGCCGCTGGATCGCCACCATCATGGTGCTGTGGGGCATCGCCTCGACCTGCACGCTGTTCGCCACCGGGCCGACCAGCCTGTACCTATTGCGGATGATCGTAGGTATTACCGAGGCCGGTTTTCTGCCGGGGATTCTGGTGTATCTCACCTATTGGTTCCCGGCTTTTTACCGCGCTCGCGCCAACGCGCTGTTTATGATCGCCATGCCGGTAACCATGGCGATTGGCTCGCTGGTGTCCGGCTATATTCTGGCGCTGGACGGGCTGATGAACCTCAAAGGGTGGCAATGGCTGTTCCTGTTGGAGGGCATTCCTTCGGTGCTGTTGGGCGTGGTGGTGTGGTTCTACCTCGACGATACTCCAGCCAAGGCCAAATGGCTGACCGACGAGGAAAAGGCCAGTCTGAAGGCGATGATGGAGGCGGACAAACTGCAACTGGTGCAGCCCAATGGGCCGGGCAGCCATCGGGCATTGCAACAGCGCAGCCTGTGGCGGGAAATTTTCACCCCGATCGTGCTGATGTATACCCTGGCTTATTTCTGTCTGACCAACACCCTGAGCGCCATCAATATCTGGACGCCGCAGATCCTGCAGAGCTTCAACCAGAGCAGTAGCAACATTGTGATCGGTATTCTGGCGGCGATCCCGCAAGTCTGTACCATCGCCGGCATGGTGTGGTGGAGTAAGAGATCGGATCGGCTGCAAGAGCGCAAACACCACACCGCGCTGCCGTACCTGTTTGCCGCTGCCGGTTGGCTGCTGGCGTCGGCCACCGATCACAGCATGATCCAGCTGCTGGGGATCGTGATGGCGTCGGTGGGGTCGTTCACGGCGATGGCGATCTTCTGGACTACGCCGGATCAGTCCATCAGCCTCGAGGCGAGGGCGATTGGGATCGCGGTGATCAATGCCACCGGCAATATCGGATCGGCGGTCAGCCCGGTATTGATCGGCTGGTTTAAGGATCTGACCGGCAGCTTTAACTCTGGGCTGTATTTCGTTTCGGCGTTGTTGATCATCGGTGCCGTGATCGTGTGGCGGATCCCGATGCAGGGCTCGCGTCCCCGGGCCACGCCATAA
- the hpaA gene encoding 4-hydroxyphenylacetate catabolism regulatory protein HpaA, translating into MEDDVQKSTGFIANIDICKEYDARYATDEVHYETFAGLAAFFGRDMQVHWHDRFFQMHFLETGKIELQLDSQHYSVQAPLFILTPPSVPHAFFTEPDSDGHVLTVRQELIWPLLERLYPGSNLALDMPGICLSLADAPQELTALSHYWALIRREFSQRLVGREQTLVLLAQAVFTLLLRNTTLEDTATSGVRGELKLFQRFNKMVDERFRDHLAVPDYAQALGVTESRLNDLCRRFANQPPKRLIFDRLLREAKRMLLFSACTVHETAYSLGFKDPAYFARFFNRLEGCSPSTYRAAQHPLS; encoded by the coding sequence ATGGAGGATGATGTGCAGAAAAGTACCGGTTTTATCGCCAATATCGATATCTGCAAAGAGTACGATGCGCGTTACGCCACCGACGAAGTGCACTATGAAACCTTCGCCGGACTGGCGGCGTTTTTTGGCCGCGATATGCAGGTGCATTGGCACGATCGGTTTTTCCAGATGCATTTTCTGGAGACCGGCAAGATAGAGCTGCAGCTGGACAGCCAGCACTATTCGGTGCAGGCACCGCTGTTCATCCTGACGCCGCCCTCGGTACCCCATGCGTTTTTCACCGAACCGGACAGCGACGGCCACGTGCTGACGGTACGCCAGGAGCTGATTTGGCCTTTGCTGGAGCGCCTCTACCCTGGCAGCAATCTGGCGTTGGACATGCCGGGCATTTGCCTTTCACTGGCGGATGCACCGCAGGAATTGACCGCGCTTAGCCATTACTGGGCGCTGATCCGGCGTGAGTTCAGCCAGAGGTTAGTGGGCCGCGAACAGACGCTGGTGCTGTTGGCGCAGGCGGTGTTTACCCTGCTGTTGCGCAATACCACGCTGGAGGATACCGCCACCAGCGGCGTGCGGGGTGAGCTGAAGCTGTTCCAGCGTTTCAACAAGATGGTCGATGAGCGTTTTCGCGATCACCTGGCGGTGCCGGACTATGCTCAGGCGCTCGGCGTCACCGAATCGCGGCTCAACGATTTGTGCCGACGGTTTGCCAATCAGCCCCCCAAACGTTTGATCTTCGATCGCCTGCTGCGCGAAGCCAAGCGCATGCTGCTATTCAGCGCCTGTACGGTGCATGAAACCGCCTATAGCCTGGGCTTTAAGGATCCGGCCTATTTCGCGCGTTTCTTCAATCGTCTGGAAGGCTGTTCACCCTCGACCTACCGCGCCGCGCAGCATCCCCTTTCATAA
- the hpaB gene encoding 4-hydroxyphenylacetate 3-monooxygenase, oxygenase component codes for MKPEDFRADNKRPFTGAEYLKSLQDGREIYIYGERVKDVTTHPAFRNAAASVGQLYDALHDPVSQDRLCWNTDTGNGGYTHKFFRYARSPEEMRQQRDAIADWSRQSYGWMGRTPDYKAAFGCALGAYPEFYGQFADNARHWYKRIQETGLYFNHAIVNPPIDRHKPVNEVKDVYIQVEKETDAGIIVSGAKVVATNSALTHYNFIGFGSAQVMGDNPDFALMFVAPMDAEGVKLISRASYELVAGATGSPFDYPLSSRFDENDAILIMDHVLIPWENVLIYRDFDRCRRWSTQGGFARLFPLQACVRLAVKMDFITALLQKSLSCTGVLEFRGVQADLGEVVAWRNMFWSLSDAMCAEATQWENGAYLPDSTAMQTYRVMAPMAYTKVKHIIEKNVTSGLIYLPSSVRDMNNPEIDKYLARYVRGSDGMDHVERIKILKLMWDAIGSEFGGRHELYEINYAGSQDEIRLQCLRNAQGSGAMNQMMEMVDKCLSDYDQHGWKVPHLHNNGDINQLDNLLK; via the coding sequence ATGAAACCTGAAGACTTTCGTGCTGACAACAAACGCCCGTTCACCGGTGCCGAATACCTGAAAAGTTTGCAGGACGGCCGTGAGATTTATATCTACGGCGAACGAGTGAAAGATGTCACCACTCACCCGGCATTCCGTAATGCAGCGGCTTCGGTCGGTCAACTGTACGACGCGCTGCACGATCCGGTCAGCCAGGATCGCCTGTGCTGGAACACCGATACCGGCAACGGCGGTTACACTCACAAATTCTTCCGCTACGCCCGCAGCCCGGAAGAGATGCGTCAGCAGCGTGATGCTATCGCCGACTGGTCGCGCCAGAGTTACGGTTGGATGGGGCGCACCCCGGACTACAAAGCAGCCTTCGGGTGTGCGCTGGGGGCTTATCCCGAGTTTTATGGTCAGTTCGCCGATAACGCGCGCCACTGGTACAAACGCATTCAGGAAACCGGCCTGTACTTTAACCACGCTATCGTTAACCCACCGATTGACCGCCACAAGCCGGTCAACGAAGTGAAAGACGTTTACATTCAGGTGGAGAAAGAGACCGACGCGGGCATTATCGTCAGCGGGGCCAAGGTGGTGGCAACCAACTCGGCGCTGACCCACTATAACTTTATCGGTTTTGGTTCTGCCCAGGTGATGGGGGATAACCCGGACTTCGCGTTGATGTTTGTGGCGCCGATGGATGCCGAAGGGGTGAAGCTGATTTCTCGCGCCTCTTATGAGCTGGTGGCGGGCGCAACGGGATCCCCGTTCGATTATCCGCTTTCGAGCCGTTTCGATGAGAACGATGCGATCCTGATTATGGATCATGTGCTGATCCCGTGGGAAAACGTGCTGATCTACCGCGATTTCGATCGTTGTCGTCGCTGGAGTACGCAAGGGGGCTTCGCTCGTCTGTTCCCGCTGCAGGCCTGTGTGCGCCTGGCGGTGAAGATGGACTTTATCACCGCGCTGCTGCAAAAAAGCCTGTCCTGTACCGGCGTGCTGGAGTTCCGTGGCGTACAGGCCGATCTTGGCGAAGTAGTGGCCTGGCGCAATATGTTCTGGTCACTGAGCGATGCGATGTGCGCCGAGGCCACCCAATGGGAAAACGGCGCTTATCTGCCGGATTCCACCGCGATGCAAACTTACCGCGTGATGGCACCAATGGCCTACACCAAGGTGAAGCACATTATCGAAAAGAACGTCACCAGCGGTTTGATTTATCTGCCGTCCAGCGTGCGCGACATGAATAACCCGGAGATCGATAAATACCTGGCGCGTTACGTGCGCGGATCCGACGGTATGGATCACGTTGAACGCATCAAGATCCTCAAGCTGATGTGGGATGCGATCGGCAGCGAATTCGGCGGTCGCCACGAGCTGTATGAGATCAACTACGCCGGCAGCCAGGATGAGATCCGCCTGCAGTGTCTGCGCAACGCACAGGGATCCGGCGCCATGAACCAGATGATGGAGATGGTCGACAAATGCCTGTCCGACTACGACCAGCACGGTTGGAAAGTGCCGCATCTGCATAATAATGGTGACATTAATCAGCTGGATAACTTGCTCAAGTGA
- the hpaC gene encoding 4-hydroxyphenylacetate 3-monooxygenase, reductase component, with translation MSQENEHRLLFRDAMASLSAAVNIVTTDGPAGRCGITATAVCSVTDTPPTLLVCINRNSAMNPVFQANQRLCVNVLNHEQELMARHFAGMTELSMEDRFRLEEWQNGALNQPVLRNTLASLEGEIEQIQSIGTHQVYLVQIRQIRVSAGGNGLIYFKRNFHPVMHKMAALV, from the coding sequence ATGTCTCAGGAAAATGAACACCGTTTGCTGTTTCGCGACGCGATGGCCAGCCTGTCCGCCGCGGTGAATATCGTCACTACCGACGGTCCTGCGGGGCGCTGCGGCATTACCGCCACCGCCGTGTGCTCGGTGACCGATACGCCGCCGACGCTGCTGGTTTGCATTAACCGCAACAGCGCGATGAACCCAGTTTTCCAGGCGAATCAGCGTCTGTGCGTTAACGTGTTGAATCATGAGCAGGAGCTGATGGCGCGCCACTTCGCCGGTATGACCGAACTCAGCATGGAGGATCGTTTCCGTCTGGAGGAGTGGCAAAACGGCGCACTGAATCAGCCGGTGCTGCGTAACACGCTGGCCAGTCTGGAAGGGGAAATCGAGCAGATCCAGAGCATTGGCACCCATCAGGTTTATCTGGTGCAGATCCGCCAGATCCGGGTGAGTGCGGGCGGTAACGGCCTGATCTACTTCAAACGCAACTTCCATCCGGTGATGCACAAGATGGCGGCGTTAGTCTGA
- the ampH gene encoding D-alanyl-D-alanine-carboxypeptidase/endopeptidase AmpH, translating into MKNSFSASLLALSLCAAPLAAQAAAPQLASQIVDQYAEHIFYNSGATGMALVVIDGNQVVNRSFGDTKPGNNLRPRPDSLIRIASITKLMTSEVMVKMAAEGRVKLTDPLRKYAPSGAYVPAYNARQPITLLNLATHTSALPREQPGKKPPKTPVFTWPTKAQRWQWLEHANVTVPPGVRASYSNLAYDLLADALSRAAGKPYSALLKEKITAPLGMVDTTLTPSAEQCSRLMVASAGPSACRDTTAAAGSGGVYSTPRDMQRWMQQFLTSNVSGPRKSTAASEQTMYFQRNDLVSLKGMDVPGEASALGLGWVYMAPNGELPGIIQKTGGGGGFITYMAMIPQKNVGVFVVVTRSELSKFTNMSDPVNRLVAELATNKS; encoded by the coding sequence TTGAAGAACTCTTTCTCCGCTTCATTGCTGGCGCTGAGCCTGTGTGCCGCGCCGCTGGCCGCGCAGGCCGCCGCCCCGCAGCTGGCTTCGCAAATCGTCGACCAATATGCCGAGCACATTTTCTACAACAGCGGCGCCACCGGCATGGCGCTGGTGGTGATCGACGGCAATCAGGTGGTTAACCGCAGTTTTGGCGACACCAAACCCGGTAACAACCTGCGTCCGCGCCCGGATTCCCTGATCCGCATCGCCTCGATCACCAAGCTGATGACCAGCGAAGTGATGGTAAAAATGGCGGCGGAAGGCCGGGTCAAACTCACCGATCCGCTGCGCAAATACGCCCCGTCCGGTGCCTACGTACCGGCTTATAACGCTCGCCAGCCGATCACCTTGCTGAACCTGGCCACCCACACCAGCGCACTGCCGCGTGAGCAACCGGGCAAGAAACCGCCTAAAACGCCGGTGTTCACCTGGCCGACCAAAGCACAGCGCTGGCAGTGGCTGGAGCATGCCAACGTGACGGTACCGCCGGGCGTACGTGCCTCTTATTCCAACCTGGCGTATGACCTGCTGGCAGATGCGCTGTCACGAGCGGCGGGTAAACCTTACAGCGCCCTGCTGAAAGAAAAAATCACCGCGCCGCTCGGTATGGTCGACACCACCCTGACCCCCAGTGCCGAGCAGTGCTCACGGCTGATGGTTGCCTCAGCCGGCCCCAGCGCCTGCCGCGATACCACGGCCGCGGCCGGCAGCGGCGGCGTTTACTCTACCCCACGCGATATGCAGCGCTGGATGCAACAGTTCCTCACTTCCAACGTCTCCGGCCCACGCAAATCAACCGCGGCCAGCGAGCAGACCATGTACTTCCAGCGTAACGATCTGGTTTCGCTCAAAGGGATGGATGTGCCGGGTGAAGCCAGCGCCCTGGGATTGGGATGGGTGTATATGGCGCCGAACGGCGAACTGCCGGGGATTATTCAGAAAACCGGCGGTGGCGGTGGCTTTATCACCTATATGGCGATGATCCCGCAGAAAAACGTTGGGGTATTTGTGGTGGTAACCCGCTCGGAACTGAGTAAATTCACCAACATGAGCGATCCGGTTAACCGGCTGGTCGCCGAGTTGGCGACCAACAAAAGCTAA
- a CDS encoding FadR/GntR family transcriptional regulator gives MPITRLENPRIYRQIADQLKRLIDNNEFPPGSRLPSERDLAQQLQVSRASVREALIALEVIGLVDVKVGNGVIVRAQTPVMTSQEPVMAQAGRDQWAEIDDELNIELDFNAELPPFSLLQTRLLIEPETAALAARHATDQELAGIREAYEQNCRDNRAGSATHPGDRLFHIRIAQASGNPAYAFIIGHLLGHRYGSMFRVLQRHYTPDDMPHRSEQEHREILAAIEARDVRGARKAMKAHLDEVIAIFARAQ, from the coding sequence ATGCCGATCACCCGACTGGAAAACCCTCGTATTTACAGACAGATAGCCGACCAATTGAAACGGCTTATCGATAACAATGAATTTCCTCCCGGCAGCCGCCTGCCCTCCGAACGCGATCTGGCCCAGCAGTTACAGGTTAGCCGGGCCTCCGTTCGAGAGGCGCTAATCGCGCTGGAAGTGATTGGCCTGGTGGATGTCAAAGTCGGCAACGGGGTGATCGTCCGGGCGCAAACGCCGGTGATGACATCGCAAGAGCCGGTGATGGCCCAGGCCGGCCGGGATCAGTGGGCGGAAATCGATGATGAATTGAATATCGAGCTGGATTTTAACGCCGAGCTGCCGCCGTTCTCACTGCTGCAAACCCGCCTGTTGATCGAACCCGAAACGGCGGCACTGGCGGCACGGCACGCCACCGATCAGGAACTGGCGGGCATCCGTGAGGCCTACGAGCAAAACTGCCGTGATAACCGCGCGGGATCGGCCACCCATCCCGGCGATCGGCTGTTCCATATCCGCATCGCCCAGGCCAGCGGCAACCCAGCTTATGCCTTTATCATCGGCCACCTGCTCGGCCACCGCTACGGCAGCATGTTCCGCGTACTTCAACGTCACTATACGCCGGATGACATGCCGCACCGTTCCGAGCAGGAACACCGGGAAATTCTGGCCGCTATCGAGGCGCGTGACGTGCGTGGCGCACGCAAGGCGATGAAAGCGCATCTGGACGAAGTGATCGCCATTTTCGCCCGCGCGCAGTAG
- a CDS encoding SDR family oxidoreductase, producing MNLTGKRVLITAAGQGIGFSTAKLFAEAGAQVIATDINTEQLQGLPGIEPMTLNVTDAAAIAAAAESLGPIDVLFNCAGVVHSGSILECSEDQWAFALDLNVTAMYRMIRAFLPGMLARKNGSIINMSSVASSVKGVPNRFAYSATKAAVIGLTRSVAADYVTQGIRCNAICPGTVESPSLRQRIAEQAREQGRSEEEVYQAFVARQPIGRIGTTGEIAQLALYLASDASSYTTGTVQIIDGGWSN from the coding sequence ATGAATTTAACCGGAAAACGCGTGCTGATCACCGCCGCCGGCCAGGGGATTGGCTTCAGTACCGCCAAACTTTTTGCTGAGGCAGGCGCGCAAGTCATTGCCACCGACATCAACACCGAGCAACTGCAGGGTTTGCCCGGCATCGAGCCAATGACGCTTAACGTCACCGATGCCGCGGCGATTGCGGCAGCGGCGGAAAGCCTTGGTCCGATCGACGTGCTGTTCAACTGCGCCGGCGTGGTACACAGCGGATCAATCCTGGAGTGCAGTGAGGATCAGTGGGCATTTGCGCTGGATCTGAATGTGACCGCGATGTACCGCATGATCCGCGCCTTTCTGCCCGGCATGCTGGCGCGAAAAAACGGGTCGATTATCAATATGTCCTCGGTGGCTTCCAGCGTGAAAGGAGTGCCTAACCGCTTTGCCTACAGCGCCACCAAGGCGGCGGTAATCGGCCTGACGCGTTCGGTGGCGGCGGATTACGTCACTCAGGGCATCCGTTGCAACGCCATTTGCCCCGGCACGGTGGAGTCGCCTTCGCTGCGGCAGCGCATCGCCGAGCAGGCGCGTGAGCAGGGACGCAGCGAAGAAGAGGTGTACCAGGCGTTTGTGGCTCGTCAACCGATTGGCCGTATCGGCACCACCGGCGAGATCGCCCAATTGGCGCTGTATCTGGCCTCCGACGCCAGCTCCTACACCACTGGGACCGTACAGATTATCGATGGCGGCTGGAGCAACTGA